In a genomic window of Gadus macrocephalus chromosome 9, ASM3116895v1:
- the LOC132465073 gene encoding patatin-like phospholipase domain-containing protein 2 isoform X2: MSTYQQQNQFTHVEGPNYQTVDRFFEGASKIYGASAGALMAMILTIGTPLEKSCLDLMSMTRDARKHKLGPLHPAFNLQQLVRDSLMATLPADAHLRASGRLCVSLTRVSDGKNVIVSEFDTREELIQAVLCSCFIPFYCGLIPPTYRGVRYVDGAVSNNLPNCHLRNTVTFSAFAGESDVCPRSAFRLHEVRFNNVSIHVNSQNCYRVASSFFPPEPEGMAEICDNGYLDALRFLQDNGLVPSEAPLAGLAVSTPCCDLGNPSTQETGPSEGPDLSSRKEGHSWLRPQLIENLPLDIKRTLCEGCREKHDRGSMLSQVRERVHGNMASYLRIPYALPMDSALMLVNRVADWIPELPRGPGWLYGTAGHRHSPAESGEQGDPLTDTPPPRDTSWPSELIALNQSGEEFVCPLTPEATPIPADNNTLSWDLPAELHQLSLTPPPTPPLGPADHQGAGWGSGLGLGRAVGWFRQMGSEKGSAPRQSDMGGGPPDTGPEDMNE, translated from the exons ATGTCTACTTATCAACAACAAAATCAATTTACACACGTGGAAGGTCCAAACTATCAAACAGTGGATAGG TTTTTTGAAGGTGCGTCCAAAATCTACGGGGCGTCTGCAGGTGCTTTGATGGCAATGATTCTTACCATCGGAACCCCCCTAG AGAAGAGCTGTTTGGACCTGATGTCCATGACCCGGGATGCCAGGAAACATAAACTGGGCCCCTTGCACCCGGCGTTCAACCTGCAGCAGCTGGTGCGTGACTCCCTGATGGCGACCCTGCCCGCCGACGCCCACCTGCGTGCCTcggggaggctgtgtgtgtctctgacccGCGTGTCTGACGGGAAGAACGTCATCGTCTCAGAGTTCGACACCAGAGAAGAACTCATCCAG GCGGTGTTATGCAGTTGTTTCATCCCCTTCTACTGCGGGCTCATCCCACCCACGTATCGGGGAGTG CGCTACGTGGACGGAGCCGTCAGCAATAACCTGCCCAACTGTCACCTGAGGAACACAGTCACCTTCTCCGCCTTCGCCGGCGAGAGCGATGTGTGCCCCCGCTCGGCCTTCAGGCTCCACGAGGTGCGCTTCAACAACGTCAGCATCCACGTCAACTCACAGAACTGCTACCGGGTCGCCAGCAGCTTCTTCCCCCCCGAGCCGgag GGCATGGCTGAGATCTGTGACAATGGATACTTGGACGCCCTGCGCTTCCTTCAAGACAACG GCCTGGTCCCCAGCGAGGCTCCTCTGGCTGGTCTGGCAGTCAGCACACCGTGTTGTGATCTGGGGAACCCCTCCACCCAGGAGACCGGTCCCAGTGAGGGGCCAGACCTGAGCTCCCGTAAGGAGGGCCACTCGTGGCTGAGGCCGCAGCTCATAGAGAACCTGCCTCTGGACATCAAGCGGA CGCTGTGTGAGGGGTGTAGGGAGAAGCATGACCGTGGCAGCATGTTGTCCCAGGTGAGGGAGCGGGTGCATGGCAACATGGCCTCCTACCTTCGCATCCCCTACGCTCTGCCTATGGACTCGGCCCTCATGCTGGTCAACAG AGTAGCGGACTGGATCCCAGAGCTGCCCCGGGGACCGGGCTGGCTGTATGGAACGGCAGGGCATCGCCACAGCCCAGCGGAGAGCGGGGAGCAGGGTGACCCCCTCAC ggACACGCCTCCACCCAGGGACACCAGCTGGCCCTCTGAACTGATCGCCCTCAACCAGAGTGGGGAAGAGTTTGTTTGCCCTTTGACCCCGGAGGCCACTCCCATTCCCGCCGATAACAACACCCTCAGCTGGGACCTCCCGGCAGAGCTCCACCAGCTCTCCCTGACGCCCCCGCCGACACCCCCCCTCGGCCCGGCAGACCACCagggggctgggtggggctcaggcctgggcctgggccgcGCCGTGGGCTGGTTCCGACAGATGGGGTCTGAGAAGGGGTCGGCCCCCAGGCAGTCAGACATGGGGGGTGGGCCCCCGGACACGGGACCAGAGGATATGAATGAATAA
- the lrrc17 gene encoding leucine-rich repeat-containing protein 17, whose protein sequence is MHLTSSILWAVVVLLLFSMAEMRRAGRGKGLKGVRNGLARDRWRGNRRHGRSGAARLLPPNCTESLQSRDVFLDCQERGLISIPSSRSWSKEPKHLLLARNRIRILRDGAFAGFEGLKSLDLQQNQISVVEEEAFRGLWRLKTLLLQHNKLAVVSEEALIPMPNLQYLRLYDNPWNCGCTLESLVQTLQVPSNRHLANHARCTEPLRLKGKKLKQVDTEFLCQDSDQGPQDDQTDPSEPGKPSGIQGKPDATVSCHAYLYPEPRLDCSQRDLTEVPSGIPDYIVHMDLSHNSIRQLRARDFHEARSLRTLNLKDNDLEHMEKGSLSGLLHLHEMDLSDNNLHFVQHGVLEDLYFLSLLKLGGNPWVCNYSIHYMVYWLRLHPGVRMSGLQCRSPVQHMGERVEKYVDSYYRACPKEAQRSQEEHEELGDMDPELWESLLEVQGTLEENPEPSHLRGPQKYQIIRLS, encoded by the exons ATgcacctcacctcctccatcctctggGCCGTGGTGGTCCTGCTCCTGTTCTCGATGGCTGAGATGAGAAGAGCCGGACGGGGCAAAGGACTCAAAGGAGTGAGGAATGGCTTGGCACGGGACAG GTGGCGAGGCAACAGGCGCCATGGCAGATCCGGCGCTGCCAGGTTACTTCCCCCGAACTGCACAGAGTCCCTGCAATCCAGGGACGTCTTTCTGGACTGCCAGGAGCGCGGTCTGATCTCCATCCCTAGCTCCAGAAGCTGGTCCAAGGAGCCCAAGCATCTTCTTCTGGCCCGCAACCGGATACGTATCCTACGCGACGGGGCCTTCGCCGGCTTTGAGGGCCTCAAGAGTCTGGACCTGCAGCAGAACCAGATCTccgtggtggaggaagaggccTTCCGGGGCCTGTGGCGCCTCAAGACGCTGCTCCTGCAGCACAACAAGCTGGCCGTGGTGAGCGAGGAGGCCCTGATCCCCATGCCCAACCTGCAGTACCTGCGTCTCTACGACAACCCCTGGAACTGTGGCTGCACGCTAGAAAGCCTCGTACAGACCCTGCAGGTCCCAAGCAACCGTCACCTAGCCAACCACGCCAG GTGTACAGAGCCGCTCAGGTTGAAAGGCAAGAAGCTGAAGCAGGTTGATACTGAGTTTCTGTGCCAGGACTCGGACCAGGGCCCCCAGGACGATCAGACGGACCCCTCTGAGCCTGGAAAACCCAGTGGGATCCAAGGCAAGCCGGACGCCACCGTCTCCTGCCACGCCTACCTCTACCCAGAGCCACGGCTGGACTGCAGTCAGAGAG ATTTGACCGAGGTTCCAAGTGGTATTCCGGATTATATCGTTCATATGGACCTGTCTCATAATTCCATTCGTCAGCTACGAGCCAGAGATTTCCATGAAGCCCGGAGCTTGAGAACATTAAACCTCAAGGACAATGACCTGGAGCACATGGAAAAGG GCTCTCTGTCAGGCCTGCTCCACCTTCATGAGATGGATCTGTCCGACAACAACTTGCACTTTGTTCAGCATGGCGTCCTGGAAGACCTTTACTTCCTGTCCCTGCTGAAGCTGGGAGGAAACCCCTGGGTGTGCAACTACAG CATCCACTACATGGTGTACTGGCTGCGTCTGCACCCTGGGGTGAGGATGTCTGGCCTGCAATGCCGTTCCCCTGTGCAGCACATGGGGGAGCGGGTGGAGAAGTACGTGGACTCCTATTACCGCGCGTGCCCAAAGGAGGCGCAGCGCAGCCAGGAGGAGCACGAGGAGCTGGGGGACATGGACCCTGAGCTGTGGGAGAGCCTCCTTGAGGTGCAGGGGACTCTGGAGGAGAACCCGGAGCCCAGCCACCTCAGAGGGCCCCAGAAGTACCAGATCATCAGACTGTCCTGA
- the LOC132465073 gene encoding patatin-like phospholipase domain-containing protein 2 isoform X3, which yields MFDLNKEWSISFAGCGFMGIYYVGAASCIVERFPQFFEGASKIYGASAGALMAMILTIGTPLEKSCLDLMSMTRDARKHKLGPLHPAFNLQQLVRDSLMATLPADAHLRASGRLCVSLTRVSDGKNVIVSEFDTREELIQAVLCSCFIPFYCGLIPPTYRGVRYVDGAVSNNLPNCHLRNTVTFSAFAGESDVCPRSAFRLHEGMAEICDNGYLDALRFLQDNGLVPSEAPLAGLAVSTPCCDLGNPSTQETGPSEGPDLSSRKEGHSWLRPQLIENLPLDIKRTLCEGCREKHDRGSMLSQVRERVHGNMASYLRIPYALPMDSALMLVNRVADWIPELPRGPGWLYGTAGHRHSPAESGEQGDPLTDTPPPRDTSWPSELIALNQSGEEFVCPLTPEATPIPADNNTLSWDLPAELHQLSLTPPPTPPLGPADHQGAGWGSGLGLGRAVGWFRQMGSEKGSAPRQSDMGGGPPDTGPEDMNE from the exons ATGTTTGACTTGAACAAAGAGTGGTCCATCTCCTTTGCCGGGTGTGGGTTCATGGGGATTTATTATGTTGGGGCCGCCAGTTGCATTGTCGAACGATTTCCTCAGTTTTTTGAAGGTGCGTCCAAAATCTACGGGGCGTCTGCAGGTGCTTTGATGGCAATGATTCTTACCATCGGAACCCCCCTAG AGAAGAGCTGTTTGGACCTGATGTCCATGACCCGGGATGCCAGGAAACATAAACTGGGCCCCTTGCACCCGGCGTTCAACCTGCAGCAGCTGGTGCGTGACTCCCTGATGGCGACCCTGCCCGCCGACGCCCACCTGCGTGCCTcggggaggctgtgtgtgtctctgacccGCGTGTCTGACGGGAAGAACGTCATCGTCTCAGAGTTCGACACCAGAGAAGAACTCATCCAG GCGGTGTTATGCAGTTGTTTCATCCCCTTCTACTGCGGGCTCATCCCACCCACGTATCGGGGAGTG CGCTACGTGGACGGAGCCGTCAGCAATAACCTGCCCAACTGTCACCTGAGGAACACAGTCACCTTCTCCGCCTTCGCCGGCGAGAGCGATGTGTGCCCCCGCTCGGCCTTCAGGCTCCACGAG GGCATGGCTGAGATCTGTGACAATGGATACTTGGACGCCCTGCGCTTCCTTCAAGACAACG GCCTGGTCCCCAGCGAGGCTCCTCTGGCTGGTCTGGCAGTCAGCACACCGTGTTGTGATCTGGGGAACCCCTCCACCCAGGAGACCGGTCCCAGTGAGGGGCCAGACCTGAGCTCCCGTAAGGAGGGCCACTCGTGGCTGAGGCCGCAGCTCATAGAGAACCTGCCTCTGGACATCAAGCGGA CGCTGTGTGAGGGGTGTAGGGAGAAGCATGACCGTGGCAGCATGTTGTCCCAGGTGAGGGAGCGGGTGCATGGCAACATGGCCTCCTACCTTCGCATCCCCTACGCTCTGCCTATGGACTCGGCCCTCATGCTGGTCAACAG AGTAGCGGACTGGATCCCAGAGCTGCCCCGGGGACCGGGCTGGCTGTATGGAACGGCAGGGCATCGCCACAGCCCAGCGGAGAGCGGGGAGCAGGGTGACCCCCTCAC ggACACGCCTCCACCCAGGGACACCAGCTGGCCCTCTGAACTGATCGCCCTCAACCAGAGTGGGGAAGAGTTTGTTTGCCCTTTGACCCCGGAGGCCACTCCCATTCCCGCCGATAACAACACCCTCAGCTGGGACCTCCCGGCAGAGCTCCACCAGCTCTCCCTGACGCCCCCGCCGACACCCCCCCTCGGCCCGGCAGACCACCagggggctgggtggggctcaggcctgggcctgggccgcGCCGTGGGCTGGTTCCGACAGATGGGGTCTGAGAAGGGGTCGGCCCCCAGGCAGTCAGACATGGGGGGTGGGCCCCCGGACACGGGACCAGAGGATATGAATGAATAA
- the LOC132465097 gene encoding uncharacterized protein LOC132465097 — translation MNIPVIDFSLYNLGENSVLDEHLVDLGRQLKSSFTEIGFVYLKNTGITPEEVEQVMDISKTFFLQPVELKFPFRSETFSNCRYHGWISSETESLNPDRPGDLKEAFNVETFCNDIHWPSPVFEDRQLSFYQRCRELSLRVLRVMAIGLGLEPEVFLHAHRHIGGEKNRSTLRSLYYPPVNSELVKEGQLRCGEHSDYGSITLVFQGQAGGLQVLSPSGEYIPAPCIPGTVLINIADLMQRWTSDHYISAIHRVLLPPAGDSNTRQSLAFFVAPDDDYLITCCDGSTKYPAVTAGDYLNYRINDLLGKN, via the exons ATGAACATACCAGTTATCGATTTTAGTCTGTACAACCTGGGAGAAAATAGTGTTTTAGACGAGCACCTTGTCGACTTGGGCAGGCAATTAAAATCCTCATTTACAGAAATTGGTTTCGTTTATCTGAAGAACACTGGGATTACACCAGAAGAG GTTGAACAAGTTATGGACATCTCCAAGACGTTTTTTCTCCAACCAGTGGAGTTGAAGTTTCCTTTCCGCAGCGAGACTTTTTCTAATTGTCGTTACCATGGCTGGATCTCTTCAGAGACTGAAAG CTTGAATCCAGATCGTCCGGGAGATTTAAAAGAAGCATTCAACGTGGAGACTTTCTGTAATGATATA CATTGGCCCTCGCCTGTGTTCGAGGACAGACAGCTCTCTTTCTACCAGCGGTGTCGGGAGCTGTCTCTGCGTGTGCTGAGGGTGATGGCCATCGGTCTGGGTCTGGAGCCAGAGGTTTTCCTCCATGCTCACCGCCACATAGGAG GTGAGAAGAACAGGAGCACCCTGCGCTCTCTATATTACCCACCAGTCAACAGTGAGCTGGTGAAGGAGGGCCAGCTACGCTGTGGGGAACACTCAGACTACGGAAGCATCACCCTGGTCTTCCAAGGCCAAGCTGGAGGCCTGCAG GTTCTGAGTCCTTCAGGTGAGTACATCCCAGCACCCTGCATACCAGGAACGGTCCTGATCAATATCGCTGATTTGATGCAGCGTTGGACCAGCGACCACTACATCTCGGCT ATCCACCGGGTTCTGCTTCCCCCTGCCGGTGACTCCAATACTCGTCAATCTCTGGCTTTCTTTGTAGCGCCAGACGACGACTACCTCATCACCTGCTGCGACGGCTCGACCAAGTACCCCGCTGTTACGGCAGGGGACTATTTAAACTATCGCATAAATGATCTTCTTGGGAAgaattga
- the LOC132465073 gene encoding patatin-like phospholipase domain-containing protein 2 isoform X4, with product MFDLNKEWSISFAGCGFMGIYYVGAASCIVERFPQFFEGASKIYGASAGALMAMILTIGTPLEKSCLDLMSMTRDARKHKLGPLHPAFNLQQLVRDSLMATLPADAHLRASGRLCVSLTRVSDGKNVIVSEFDTREELIQAVLCSCFIPFYCGLIPPTYRGVRYVDGAVSNNLPNCHLRNTVTFSAFAGESDVCPRSAFRLHEVRFNNVSIHVNSQNCYRVASSFFPPEPEGMAEICDNGYLDALRFLQDNGLVPSEAPLAGLAVSTPCCDLGNPSTQETGPSEGPDLSSRKEGHSWLRPQLIENLPLDIKRTLCEGCREKHDRGSMLSQVRERVHGNMASYLRIPYALPMDSALMLVNRDTPPPRDTSWPSELIALNQSGEEFVCPLTPEATPIPADNNTLSWDLPAELHQLSLTPPPTPPLGPADHQGAGWGSGLGLGRAVGWFRQMGSEKGSAPRQSDMGGGPPDTGPEDMNE from the exons ATGTTTGACTTGAACAAAGAGTGGTCCATCTCCTTTGCCGGGTGTGGGTTCATGGGGATTTATTATGTTGGGGCCGCCAGTTGCATTGTCGAACGATTTCCTCAGTTTTTTGAAGGTGCGTCCAAAATCTACGGGGCGTCTGCAGGTGCTTTGATGGCAATGATTCTTACCATCGGAACCCCCCTAG AGAAGAGCTGTTTGGACCTGATGTCCATGACCCGGGATGCCAGGAAACATAAACTGGGCCCCTTGCACCCGGCGTTCAACCTGCAGCAGCTGGTGCGTGACTCCCTGATGGCGACCCTGCCCGCCGACGCCCACCTGCGTGCCTcggggaggctgtgtgtgtctctgacccGCGTGTCTGACGGGAAGAACGTCATCGTCTCAGAGTTCGACACCAGAGAAGAACTCATCCAG GCGGTGTTATGCAGTTGTTTCATCCCCTTCTACTGCGGGCTCATCCCACCCACGTATCGGGGAGTG CGCTACGTGGACGGAGCCGTCAGCAATAACCTGCCCAACTGTCACCTGAGGAACACAGTCACCTTCTCCGCCTTCGCCGGCGAGAGCGATGTGTGCCCCCGCTCGGCCTTCAGGCTCCACGAGGTGCGCTTCAACAACGTCAGCATCCACGTCAACTCACAGAACTGCTACCGGGTCGCCAGCAGCTTCTTCCCCCCCGAGCCGgag GGCATGGCTGAGATCTGTGACAATGGATACTTGGACGCCCTGCGCTTCCTTCAAGACAACG GCCTGGTCCCCAGCGAGGCTCCTCTGGCTGGTCTGGCAGTCAGCACACCGTGTTGTGATCTGGGGAACCCCTCCACCCAGGAGACCGGTCCCAGTGAGGGGCCAGACCTGAGCTCCCGTAAGGAGGGCCACTCGTGGCTGAGGCCGCAGCTCATAGAGAACCTGCCTCTGGACATCAAGCGGA CGCTGTGTGAGGGGTGTAGGGAGAAGCATGACCGTGGCAGCATGTTGTCCCAGGTGAGGGAGCGGGTGCATGGCAACATGGCCTCCTACCTTCGCATCCCCTACGCTCTGCCTATGGACTCGGCCCTCATGCTGGTCAACAG ggACACGCCTCCACCCAGGGACACCAGCTGGCCCTCTGAACTGATCGCCCTCAACCAGAGTGGGGAAGAGTTTGTTTGCCCTTTGACCCCGGAGGCCACTCCCATTCCCGCCGATAACAACACCCTCAGCTGGGACCTCCCGGCAGAGCTCCACCAGCTCTCCCTGACGCCCCCGCCGACACCCCCCCTCGGCCCGGCAGACCACCagggggctgggtggggctcaggcctgggcctgggccgcGCCGTGGGCTGGTTCCGACAGATGGGGTCTGAGAAGGGGTCGGCCCCCAGGCAGTCAGACATGGGGGGTGGGCCCCCGGACACGGGACCAGAGGATATGAATGAATAA
- the LOC132465098 gene encoding uncharacterized protein LOC132465098, with protein sequence MNIPVIDFSPCNLGENSVLDEHIVDLGRQLKSSFTEIGFVYLKNTGITQEEVEQVMDISKTFFLQPVEMKVPFRRGSFANFPNHGWVSSEAESLNPRRPGDLKEAFNSMSFHNDIHWPSPAFEDRQLSFYQRCRQLSLRVLRVMAISLGLEPEVFLHAHRHIGGEKNGTTLRSLYYPPVNSELVKEGQLRCGEHSDYGSITLVFQGQAGGLQVLSTSGEYIPAPCIPGTVLINIADLMQRWTSDHFISAIHRVLLPPAGDSSTRQSLAFFVQPDDDYLITCCDGSNKYPAVKSGDYLNDRLAAAHGDS encoded by the exons ATGAACATACCAGTTATAGATTTTAGTCCGTGCAACCTGGGAGAAAATAGTGTTTTAGACGAGCACATTGTCGACTTGGGAAGGCAATTAAAATCCTCATTTACAGAAATCGGTTTTGTATATCTGAAGAACACTGGGATTACACAAGAAGAG GTTGAACAAGTTATGGACATCTCCAAGACGTTTTTTCTCCAACCAGTGGAGATGAAGGTTCCTTTCCGCAGAGGGAGTTTTGCTAATTTTCCTAACCATGGCTGGGTCTCTTCCGAGGCTGAAAG CTTGAATCCACGTCGCCCCGGAGATTTAAAAGAAGCATTCAACTCGATGTCCTTCCATAATGATATA CATTGGCCCTCGCCTGCGTTCGAGGACAGACAACTCTCTTTCTACCAGCGGTGTCGGCAGCTGTCTCTGCGTGTGCTGAGGGTGATGGCCATCAGTCTGGGTCTGGAGCCAGAGGTTTTCCTCCATGCTCACCGCCACATAGGAG GTGAGAAGAACGGGACCACCCTGCGCTCTCTATATTACCCACCAGTCAACAGTGAGCTGGTGAAGGAGGGCCAGCTACGCTGTGGGGAACACTCAGACTACGGCAGCATCACCCTGGTCTTCCAAGGCCAAGCTGGAGgcctgcag GTGCTCAGTACCTCAGGTGAGTACATCCCAGCACCCTGCATACCAGGAACGGTCCTGATCAATATTGCTGATCTGATGCAGCGGTGGACCAGCGACCACTTCATCTCAGCT ATCCACCGGGTTCTGCTTCCCCCTGCTGGTGACTCCAGTACTCGTCAATCTCTGGCTTTCTTCGTGCAACCTGATGACGACTACCTCATCACCTGCTGCGACGGCTCGAACAAGTACCCTGCTGTGAAGTCAGGGGACTATTTAAACGATCGCTTAGCAGCAGCGCACGGCGATTCTTAA
- the LOC132465073 gene encoding patatin-like phospholipase domain-containing protein 2 isoform X1, with protein MFDLNKEWSISFAGCGFMGIYYVGAASCIVERFPQFFEGASKIYGASAGALMAMILTIGTPLEKSCLDLMSMTRDARKHKLGPLHPAFNLQQLVRDSLMATLPADAHLRASGRLCVSLTRVSDGKNVIVSEFDTREELIQAVLCSCFIPFYCGLIPPTYRGVRYVDGAVSNNLPNCHLRNTVTFSAFAGESDVCPRSAFRLHEVRFNNVSIHVNSQNCYRVASSFFPPEPEGMAEICDNGYLDALRFLQDNGLVPSEAPLAGLAVSTPCCDLGNPSTQETGPSEGPDLSSRKEGHSWLRPQLIENLPLDIKRTLCEGCREKHDRGSMLSQVRERVHGNMASYLRIPYALPMDSALMLVNRVADWIPELPRGPGWLYGTAGHRHSPAESGEQGDPLTDTPPPRDTSWPSELIALNQSGEEFVCPLTPEATPIPADNNTLSWDLPAELHQLSLTPPPTPPLGPADHQGAGWGSGLGLGRAVGWFRQMGSEKGSAPRQSDMGGGPPDTGPEDMNE; from the exons ATGTTTGACTTGAACAAAGAGTGGTCCATCTCCTTTGCCGGGTGTGGGTTCATGGGGATTTATTATGTTGGGGCCGCCAGTTGCATTGTCGAACGATTTCCTCAGTTTTTTGAAGGTGCGTCCAAAATCTACGGGGCGTCTGCAGGTGCTTTGATGGCAATGATTCTTACCATCGGAACCCCCCTAG AGAAGAGCTGTTTGGACCTGATGTCCATGACCCGGGATGCCAGGAAACATAAACTGGGCCCCTTGCACCCGGCGTTCAACCTGCAGCAGCTGGTGCGTGACTCCCTGATGGCGACCCTGCCCGCCGACGCCCACCTGCGTGCCTcggggaggctgtgtgtgtctctgacccGCGTGTCTGACGGGAAGAACGTCATCGTCTCAGAGTTCGACACCAGAGAAGAACTCATCCAG GCGGTGTTATGCAGTTGTTTCATCCCCTTCTACTGCGGGCTCATCCCACCCACGTATCGGGGAGTG CGCTACGTGGACGGAGCCGTCAGCAATAACCTGCCCAACTGTCACCTGAGGAACACAGTCACCTTCTCCGCCTTCGCCGGCGAGAGCGATGTGTGCCCCCGCTCGGCCTTCAGGCTCCACGAGGTGCGCTTCAACAACGTCAGCATCCACGTCAACTCACAGAACTGCTACCGGGTCGCCAGCAGCTTCTTCCCCCCCGAGCCGgag GGCATGGCTGAGATCTGTGACAATGGATACTTGGACGCCCTGCGCTTCCTTCAAGACAACG GCCTGGTCCCCAGCGAGGCTCCTCTGGCTGGTCTGGCAGTCAGCACACCGTGTTGTGATCTGGGGAACCCCTCCACCCAGGAGACCGGTCCCAGTGAGGGGCCAGACCTGAGCTCCCGTAAGGAGGGCCACTCGTGGCTGAGGCCGCAGCTCATAGAGAACCTGCCTCTGGACATCAAGCGGA CGCTGTGTGAGGGGTGTAGGGAGAAGCATGACCGTGGCAGCATGTTGTCCCAGGTGAGGGAGCGGGTGCATGGCAACATGGCCTCCTACCTTCGCATCCCCTACGCTCTGCCTATGGACTCGGCCCTCATGCTGGTCAACAG AGTAGCGGACTGGATCCCAGAGCTGCCCCGGGGACCGGGCTGGCTGTATGGAACGGCAGGGCATCGCCACAGCCCAGCGGAGAGCGGGGAGCAGGGTGACCCCCTCAC ggACACGCCTCCACCCAGGGACACCAGCTGGCCCTCTGAACTGATCGCCCTCAACCAGAGTGGGGAAGAGTTTGTTTGCCCTTTGACCCCGGAGGCCACTCCCATTCCCGCCGATAACAACACCCTCAGCTGGGACCTCCCGGCAGAGCTCCACCAGCTCTCCCTGACGCCCCCGCCGACACCCCCCCTCGGCCCGGCAGACCACCagggggctgggtggggctcaggcctgggcctgggccgcGCCGTGGGCTGGTTCCGACAGATGGGGTCTGAGAAGGGGTCGGCCCCCAGGCAGTCAGACATGGGGGGTGGGCCCCCGGACACGGGACCAGAGGATATGAATGAATAA